One window of the Janthinobacterium sp. PAMC25594 genome contains the following:
- a CDS encoding serine hydrolase yields MNDFPSMKRLALAAACLALAAGAHAAETTAPLSAAASDPASLQWMVGAPPPADKIIRFDDGSYFNFPQLRWSVSHFRQLMPTVDVARGLKAPVPLKRALRKDIDSLRFTPLGATETMTWEQSLGANYTDGIVVLHRGRIVYERYLGVLKEGGQHGAMSVTKSVMGTIGAALVAEGKLDPDKKVAEYVPELAKSAFGDATVRQVLDMTTGLKFSEDYADPKAEVWQHAAAGSPLPKPKDYTGPRSYFEYLQTVRHEGRHGEAFGYRTVNSDVLGWIIARVTGQNVNDYLSEHIWQKLGAEQDAYMTVDSTGTPFAGGGLNAGLRDLARFGEMLRNDGRYNGQQILPKAAVDDIRRGGDKQLFAKGGYDLLKGWSYRDMWWVTHNDHGAYMARGVYGQRIYVDPKAEMVIVRFASTPTAANAANDPTTTPAFEALGKLLLAKPK; encoded by the coding sequence ATGAACGATTTTCCCAGCATGAAACGCCTGGCCCTGGCCGCCGCCTGCCTGGCGCTGGCCGCCGGTGCCCACGCGGCAGAGACGACGGCGCCGCTGTCAGCGGCCGCCAGCGATCCGGCTAGCCTGCAATGGATGGTGGGCGCGCCGCCGCCGGCCGATAAAATCATCCGCTTCGACGACGGCAGCTATTTCAATTTCCCGCAGCTGCGCTGGAGCGTGTCGCACTTCCGCCAGCTGATGCCGACGGTGGACGTGGCGCGCGGCTTGAAAGCGCCCGTGCCATTGAAACGCGCGCTGCGCAAGGATATCGACAGCCTGCGTTTCACGCCACTGGGCGCGACGGAAACGATGACCTGGGAGCAGTCGCTGGGCGCCAACTACACGGACGGCATCGTGGTGCTGCACCGGGGCCGCATCGTGTATGAGCGTTACCTTGGCGTGCTGAAGGAAGGCGGCCAGCATGGCGCCATGTCGGTGACGAAGTCGGTCATGGGCACTATCGGCGCGGCCCTGGTGGCCGAAGGCAAGCTCGATCCTGACAAGAAAGTGGCCGAGTATGTGCCGGAACTGGCCAAGTCGGCGTTTGGCGACGCCACCGTGCGCCAGGTGCTCGACATGACCACGGGCCTGAAATTCAGCGAAGATTACGCCGACCCGAAAGCGGAAGTGTGGCAGCACGCGGCGGCCGGCAGCCCGCTGCCCAAGCCGAAGGATTACACGGGGCCGCGCAGCTATTTCGAGTACCTGCAAACGGTGCGGCACGAGGGCCGGCATGGCGAGGCGTTCGGCTACCGCACCGTCAACTCCGACGTGCTGGGCTGGATCATCGCGCGTGTCACGGGGCAGAACGTCAACGACTACCTGTCCGAGCATATCTGGCAAAAGCTGGGCGCCGAACAGGATGCCTACATGACGGTCGATTCGACGGGTACGCCGTTTGCCGGCGGCGGCCTGAATGCGGGCTTGCGCGACCTGGCCCGCTTCGGCGAAATGCTGCGCAACGATGGCCGCTACAACGGCCAGCAGATACTGCCCAAGGCGGCCGTCGACGATATCCGCCGCGGCGGCGACAAGCAGCTGTTCGCCAAGGGCGGCTACGATTTGCTCAAGGGCTGGAGCTACCGCGACATGTGGTGGGTCACGCATAACGATCATGGCGCCTACATGGCGCGCGGCGTGTACGGCCAGCGCATCTATGTCGATCCGAAGGCGGAAATGGTGATCGTGCGCTTCGCTTCCACGCCGACGGCGGCCAATGCGGCGAACGATCCGACCACCACGCCGGCCTTCGAAGCGCTGGGCAAGCTGCTGCTGGCCAAGCCGAAGTAA
- a CDS encoding CHASE2 domain-containing protein yields the protein MKTSQPDQPRPPLWRRLLWPVAQLGSAFKLTGTHLLHHVIGASLIAALMLVLEGFHVLEWLDAAMLRASAAQGQLLERGKDPGAAYRPGIIEIDQPAFEQVFDEREPLERTRLEQLLASAAARGSKVLAIDLDLAPAVYEQHKAGERPLDRLLDRLAADGRQLVLILPEQSDQNANLSWIRARCAAGIHFASPRIRERMGAVTRIELKSPVLAAVAFELAHGADEQEQQQPMPAALSEQKQGLALAGRVCQLARRTGSEKELARWAFEPVIHGDAKDAAEQNAVTAPFHPAAVAPQFVNPTRTRVQLIDGQAGVAANAPRKNVVYIGSTYDVRDRYTTAEGEQAGLHLHAAAHTSLGIGTADVNKYAVFVADIVIGVLLGCLFGGLWTLYGRAELAIDKRMEDHDFSRLHRVGTLFEFYGIRLMLVLVWASPFVIGALAIYLARGLLEQGWWVNPGPLIAGMFLHAMSLRDEAHHPHEEVPGLSVWAQLRRTHPGIVLVQAPLAVVLLIIAVI from the coding sequence GTGAAAACCAGCCAGCCAGATCAACCGCGCCCGCCGCTCTGGCGGCGCCTGCTATGGCCGGTCGCTCAGCTGGGCTCGGCCTTCAAGCTGACGGGCACGCATCTGCTGCACCACGTGATCGGCGCCAGCCTGATCGCCGCGCTGATGCTGGTGCTGGAAGGTTTTCACGTGCTCGAATGGCTCGATGCGGCCATGCTGCGCGCCAGCGCGGCGCAGGGGCAGCTGCTGGAGCGGGGCAAGGACCCGGGCGCCGCCTACCGGCCCGGCATCATCGAAATCGACCAGCCCGCGTTCGAACAGGTCTTCGACGAACGCGAACCGCTGGAGCGCACGCGCCTGGAACAATTGCTCGCCAGCGCGGCCGCGCGCGGCAGCAAGGTGCTGGCCATCGACCTGGACCTGGCGCCGGCCGTGTATGAGCAGCACAAGGCGGGCGAGCGGCCGCTGGACCGCCTGCTCGACCGGCTGGCCGCCGATGGCCGGCAACTGGTGCTGATCCTGCCCGAACAATCGGACCAAAACGCGAACCTGTCGTGGATACGCGCGCGTTGCGCGGCCGGCATCCACTTCGCCAGCCCGCGGATCCGCGAGCGCATGGGCGCCGTCACGCGCATCGAACTGAAAAGCCCCGTACTGGCGGCCGTGGCCTTCGAGCTGGCGCATGGCGCCGACGAGCAGGAGCAGCAGCAACCGATGCCGGCCGCCTTGTCCGAGCAAAAGCAAGGGCTGGCGCTGGCCGGACGCGTGTGCCAGCTGGCGCGGCGCACGGGCAGCGAAAAGGAGCTGGCGCGCTGGGCGTTCGAACCCGTCATCCACGGCGACGCGAAGGATGCGGCCGAGCAGAACGCCGTCACGGCGCCGTTTCACCCGGCCGCCGTGGCGCCGCAATTTGTGAACCCCACGCGCACGCGCGTCCAACTGATCGATGGCCAGGCCGGCGTGGCGGCGAATGCGCCACGCAAGAACGTCGTGTATATCGGCAGCACCTATGACGTGCGCGACCGCTATACGACGGCAGAAGGCGAACAGGCGGGCCTGCACCTGCACGCGGCCGCCCACACCTCGCTGGGCATCGGCACGGCCGACGTCAACAAATATGCGGTGTTCGTGGCCGATATCGTCATCGGCGTGCTGCTGGGCTGCCTGTTCGGCGGCTTGTGGACGCTGTATGGCCGCGCCGAACTGGCCATCGACAAGCGCATGGAAGACCACGATTTCAGCCGCTTGCACCGCGTGGGTACTTTGTTTGAATTCTATGGCATCCGCCTGATGCTGGTGCTGGTGTGGGCTTCGCCCTTCGTCATCGGCGCGCTGGCCATCTACCTGGCGCGCGGCTTGCTCGAGCAGGGCTGGTGGGTCAATCCCGGCCCCCTGATCGCCGGCATGTTCCTGCACGCGATGTCGCTGCGCGACGAAGCCCACCATCCGCACGAAGAAGTGCCGGGCCTGTCCGTCTGGGCCCAGCTGCGCCGCACGCATCCCGGCATCGTGCTGGTGCAGGCGCCGCTGGCGGTGGTGCTGTTGATCATTGCCGTGATCTAG
- a CDS encoding Hsp70 family protein encodes MGSAVGKPAFLVGIDLGTTNTVVAYAAAGDAQAGINLFAIEQLVAPGEVGARPLLPSLRYHPAAGELAAGDLLLPWPQQDVEHAVLGTLARQLGAQVPGRLVSSAKSWLSHANVDRQAPILPWGADADVAKVSPVAASASYLAYVRAAWNHRFPQAPLEEQELVLTIPASFDEGARALTLEAARLAGLPTLRLVEEPQAAFYDYLHRRRATLRADLADTRRILVCDVGGGTTDFSLIDVAFDDDGAPQLTRSSVGNHLILGGDNMDLALAHLVETRMAAGVVGGMKLSAARLSQLMERCRAAKELLLSSDAPESVTVTLLGAGSRLIGASRSADVTREEVAALVVDGFFPKVEQNDTAKKGRAGIVEFGLPYAQDAAITRHLASFLQQHHGELPDTLLLNGGVFRADALARRLAATLEHWRGQPLTILHNDNPDVAVARGAVAYALARRGQAPRIGGGSPRSYFLVLGEAGKDNRAICILPRGSASGEEIRLTQRLFALRLGRPVRFHLATSLFEAGAPPRLGEIVDLDAGEYLRLPPLASVLHDKQDAGDKREITVQLATVMTEVGTLEVHCVAEADAGQRWLLEFQLRGEEEMHAETSTVSPRVKEAVEKIERIFGGKAQKVETKEVRQLRQHLERGLGGRESWETPLLRQLFDALLQRARGRRRSAEHERVWLNLAGYCLRPGYGDALDPWRIEQLWALFDTGIQHHKDNQVCAEWWTLWRRVAGGLSTQQQLRLLDDFAFNLQADAVQRGGRPVTLVNGSDDDMLRLGASLERIPGAYKAEVGAWLIKRLQKADSEAADTNTLWALARVGARQPFHGSAHEVVDSATVAEWLTMLLALDWKKVEPAAFAAAHLARMTGDRSRDIADDLRATVLARLKAVGAPPLWQTMVSEVTQLDEAVTRRMLGEALPPGLKLIG; translated from the coding sequence ATGGGCAGCGCTGTGGGCAAGCCGGCCTTCCTGGTCGGCATCGACCTGGGCACCACCAACACGGTGGTGGCGTATGCGGCGGCTGGCGATGCGCAGGCAGGAATAAACCTGTTCGCCATCGAGCAGCTGGTCGCTCCCGGCGAAGTGGGCGCACGCCCCCTGCTGCCCTCCTTGCGCTACCACCCCGCCGCCGGCGAGCTGGCGGCGGGCGACTTGCTGCTGCCGTGGCCGCAGCAGGACGTTGAGCATGCCGTGCTGGGCACCCTGGCGCGCCAGCTCGGCGCGCAAGTGCCAGGCCGGCTCGTTTCCAGCGCGAAGAGCTGGCTGTCGCACGCGAACGTGGACCGCCAGGCGCCGATTTTGCCGTGGGGCGCCGATGCCGACGTGGCCAAGGTGTCGCCCGTGGCGGCCAGCGCCAGCTACCTCGCCTACGTGCGCGCCGCGTGGAATCACCGCTTCCCGCAGGCTCCGCTCGAAGAGCAGGAACTGGTGCTGACCATCCCCGCCTCGTTCGACGAGGGTGCGCGCGCACTCACGCTGGAGGCGGCGCGCCTGGCGGGCTTGCCCACCTTGCGCCTGGTGGAAGAGCCGCAGGCGGCCTTTTATGATTACCTGCACCGGCGGCGCGCCACCTTGCGCGCAGACCTGGCCGACACGCGCCGCATTTTAGTGTGCGACGTGGGCGGCGGCACCACCGATTTCAGCCTGATCGACGTCGCCTTCGACGACGATGGCGCACCGCAGCTCACGCGCAGCAGCGTGGGCAATCACCTGATCCTCGGCGGCGACAATATGGACCTGGCGCTGGCCCACCTGGTGGAAACGCGCATGGCCGCAGGCGTCGTGGGCGGCATGAAGCTGTCCGCCGCGCGCTTGTCGCAGCTGATGGAGCGCTGCCGCGCCGCCAAGGAATTGCTGCTCTCCAGCGACGCGCCCGAGAGCGTCACCGTGACTTTACTGGGCGCGGGATCTCGCCTGATAGGCGCCAGCCGTTCCGCCGACGTCACGCGCGAGGAAGTGGCGGCCTTGGTGGTCGACGGCTTCTTCCCGAAAGTTGAGCAAAACGATACTGCGAAAAAGGGCCGCGCCGGCATCGTCGAATTCGGCCTGCCGTATGCGCAGGACGCGGCCATCACGCGCCACCTGGCCAGTTTCCTGCAGCAGCACCACGGCGAGCTGCCAGATACGCTGCTGCTGAATGGCGGCGTGTTCCGCGCCGATGCGCTGGCACGCCGCCTGGCCGCCACCCTGGAACACTGGAGGGGTCAGCCCCTCACCATCCTGCATAACGACAATCCCGACGTGGCCGTGGCCCGTGGCGCCGTCGCCTACGCGCTGGCGCGGCGTGGCCAGGCGCCGCGCATCGGCGGCGGCTCGCCGCGCAGCTATTTTCTCGTGCTGGGCGAGGCGGGCAAGGACAACCGCGCCATCTGCATCCTGCCCCGTGGCAGCGCCAGCGGCGAAGAAATCCGCCTGACGCAGCGCCTGTTCGCGCTGCGCCTGGGCCGACCCGTGCGCTTCCACCTGGCCACTTCCCTCTTTGAGGCGGGAGCGCCGCCCAGGCTGGGCGAGATCGTCGACCTGGACGCGGGCGAGTATCTGCGCCTGCCGCCGCTGGCCAGCGTGCTGCATGATAAACAGGATGCCGGCGACAAACGCGAAATCACCGTGCAGCTGGCGACAGTCATGACGGAAGTCGGCACGCTGGAAGTACACTGCGTGGCCGAAGCCGATGCCGGCCAGCGCTGGCTGCTGGAATTCCAGTTACGGGGCGAAGAAGAAATGCACGCCGAAACGTCCACCGTCTCACCGCGCGTGAAGGAAGCGGTCGAAAAAATCGAGCGCATCTTCGGCGGCAAGGCGCAAAAGGTCGAAACCAAGGAAGTACGCCAGCTGCGCCAGCACCTGGAACGGGGACTGGGCGGGCGCGAAAGCTGGGAGACGCCGCTGCTGCGCCAGCTGTTCGACGCCTTGCTACAACGCGCGCGTGGCCGGCGCCGCTCCGCCGAACATGAACGTGTCTGGCTGAACCTGGCCGGCTACTGTTTGCGGCCCGGCTATGGCGATGCGCTCGATCCGTGGCGCATCGAACAGCTGTGGGCACTGTTCGACACGGGCATCCAGCATCACAAGGACAACCAGGTGTGCGCCGAATGGTGGACCCTGTGGCGCCGCGTGGCCGGCGGCTTGAGCACGCAGCAGCAACTGCGCCTGCTCGACGACTTCGCCTTCAACCTGCAAGCCGATGCGGTCCAGCGCGGCGGCCGCCCCGTCACCCTGGTGAACGGCAGCGACGACGACATGCTGCGCCTGGGCGCCTCGCTCGAGCGCATCCCCGGCGCCTACAAGGCGGAAGTGGGCGCCTGGCTGATCAAGCGTCTGCAGAAGGCGGATAGCGAAGCGGCGGACACGAACACCCTGTGGGCGCTGGCCAGGGTCGGCGCGCGCCAGCCCTTCCACGGCAGCGCGCACGAAGTGGTCGACAGCGCCACCGTGGCCGAATGGCTCACGATGCTGCTGGCGCTGGACTGGAAAAAAGTTGAACCGGCGGCGTTTGCCGCCGCGCACCTGGCGCGCATGACGGGCGACCGCTCGCGCGACATCGCCGACGACTTGCGCGCCACTGTGCTCGCCCGCCTGAAAGCCGTGGGCGCCCCGCCCCTGTGGCAAACGATGGTCAGCGAAGTGACGCAACTGGACGAAGCTGTTACCCGCCGCATGCTGGGCGAGGCGCTGCCGCCGGGGTTGAAGCTGATCGGCTGA
- a CDS encoding Hsp70 family protein, whose translation MNDTTNNSPRYAIGIDLGTTHSALSYVNLVESDGEQSSHGVLKVPQLSAPGTVEDLALLPSFVYLPHADEVAAGDLALPWVTEEAEAPFVVGEMARSRGATTPIRLVSSAKSWLCHPGVDRRAAILPNDAPAEVPRISPITAATRYLTHLRQAWDNAHPQAPFAEQEITVTIPASFDPAARELTMEAAQAAGYTSLTLLEEPQAALYSWIQTSEGRWRKEVKPGDIMLVVDVGGGTSDFSLIAVLERDGVLEPHRVAVGEHILLGGDNMDLALAHLVARKLAANGTQLDAWQMRALTYGCRSAKESLLADSGLDVVPIVVPSRGSKLIGGSIRTELTRAEVSTFILDGFFPQVEASSRPAVRTRAGLTQLGLPYAQDAAITRHLAAFLGRQVAATSELEGFAGRQAEGASFLHPTAVLFNGGVFKSDLLVQRIMATVNDWLYLEGAEPARMLAGADLDLAVARGAAYYSYVRRGHGVRIRGGTASSFYVAIESAMPAIPGMEPPIQALCVAPFGMEEGSELELPGQQFGLVVGEPVHFRFFASSTRRNDQIGDLLDFWGPDELQELSEIQATLSAEGRSAGDVVQVKLHARVTEAGTLELLAVSPDGAERWKVEFDVRGTPQ comes from the coding sequence GTGAACGATACAACGAACAACAGCCCGCGCTACGCCATCGGCATCGACCTGGGCACCACCCACAGCGCCCTGTCGTATGTGAACCTGGTCGAGAGCGACGGCGAGCAATCCAGCCACGGCGTGCTGAAAGTGCCACAGCTGTCGGCGCCGGGCACCGTCGAAGATCTTGCACTGCTGCCGTCCTTCGTCTACCTGCCGCACGCCGATGAAGTGGCGGCGGGCGACCTGGCCCTGCCCTGGGTCACCGAGGAAGCGGAAGCACCGTTCGTCGTCGGCGAAATGGCCCGCAGCCGCGGCGCCACCACGCCGATTCGTCTGGTATCGAGCGCAAAAAGCTGGCTGTGCCACCCGGGCGTGGACCGCCGCGCGGCGATTTTGCCGAACGACGCGCCGGCCGAAGTGCCGCGCATCTCGCCGATCACGGCCGCCACGCGCTACCTGACGCACTTGCGCCAGGCCTGGGACAACGCCCACCCGCAAGCGCCGTTCGCCGAGCAGGAAATCACGGTGACGATTCCCGCCTCGTTCGACCCGGCCGCGCGCGAGCTGACGATGGAAGCGGCGCAGGCGGCCGGCTACACTTCATTGACCCTGCTGGAAGAGCCGCAGGCGGCCCTGTACAGCTGGATCCAGACCAGCGAAGGACGCTGGCGCAAGGAAGTCAAGCCGGGCGACATCATGTTAGTCGTCGACGTGGGCGGCGGCACCAGCGACTTTTCGCTGATCGCCGTGCTGGAACGCGACGGCGTGCTGGAACCGCACCGCGTGGCAGTCGGCGAGCACATCCTGCTCGGCGGCGACAATATGGACCTGGCGCTGGCCCACCTGGTGGCGCGCAAGCTGGCCGCCAACGGCACCCAGCTGGACGCCTGGCAAATGCGCGCGCTCACTTACGGCTGCCGCAGCGCCAAGGAAAGCCTGCTGGCCGACAGCGGCCTCGATGTGGTACCGATCGTCGTGCCGAGCCGCGGCTCGAAACTGATCGGCGGCTCCATCCGCACGGAACTGACGCGCGCGGAAGTGTCCACCTTCATTCTCGACGGTTTCTTCCCGCAGGTGGAAGCGTCGAGCCGCCCTGCCGTGCGCACGCGCGCCGGCCTGACGCAACTGGGCTTGCCGTATGCGCAGGACGCGGCCATCACGCGCCACCTGGCGGCGTTTTTGGGCCGGCAAGTGGCGGCGACCAGCGAACTGGAAGGTTTTGCGGGCCGCCAGGCCGAAGGCGCCAGCTTTTTGCACCCGACGGCCGTACTGTTCAACGGCGGCGTCTTCAAGTCCGACCTGCTGGTGCAGCGCATCATGGCGACCGTCAACGACTGGCTGTACCTGGAAGGCGCGGAACCGGCGCGCATGCTGGCCGGGGCCGACCTGGACCTGGCCGTGGCGCGCGGCGCGGCCTACTACAGCTACGTGCGGCGCGGCCATGGCGTGCGCATCCGCGGCGGCACGGCCAGTTCCTTTTATGTCGCCATCGAATCGGCCATGCCCGCCATCCCCGGCATGGAACCGCCGATCCAGGCCCTGTGCGTGGCGCCGTTCGGCATGGAAGAAGGCAGCGAACTGGAACTGCCGGGCCAACAATTCGGCCTCGTGGTGGGCGAACCCGTGCACTTCCGCTTCTTCGCCTCGTCCACGCGCCGCAACGACCAGATCGGCGATTTGCTCGACTTCTGGGGACCCGATGAATTGCAGGAGCTGAGCGAAATCCAGGCGACCCTGTCCGCCGAAGGCCGCTCGGCCGGCGACGTCGTGCAAGTCAAATTGCACGCGCGCGTGACGGAAGCGGGCACGCTGGAACTGCTGGCCGTTTCCCCTGACGGCGCCGAGCGCTGGAAGGTGGAATTCGACGTGCGCGGCACGCCGCAATAA
- a CDS encoding DUF2760 domain-containing protein codes for MSTPSSHPSFWRRVPLAFGAFFSTLSDAAYAARVEKLSLPEAAPVAPVAPAPVPVPAAAPVILKEATPDAALQLLALLQREARLIDFTQENLGSHADADIGAAARVVHEGCAKVMREYFTIEAVRQEAEGSRIVLQEGFDSAQVRLTGNVVGSAPFTGTLSHRGWRASSVRLPKLSGQHDAAILAPAEVEL; via the coding sequence ATGAGCACACCATCGTCCCACCCATCGTTCTGGCGCCGAGTCCCGCTGGCTTTCGGCGCCTTCTTCAGCACCCTGTCGGACGCCGCCTATGCGGCCCGCGTGGAAAAGCTGTCCTTGCCCGAGGCTGCACCCGTCGCCCCCGTGGCGCCAGCCCCCGTGCCGGTGCCGGCAGCCGCTCCTGTCATATTAAAAGAAGCGACGCCGGACGCCGCGCTGCAACTGCTGGCGCTGCTGCAGCGCGAAGCGCGATTGATCGATTTTACCCAGGAAAACCTGGGCAGCCATGCCGATGCCGACATCGGCGCGGCCGCCCGCGTCGTGCATGAAGGCTGCGCCAAGGTCATGCGCGAATACTTCACCATCGAAGCCGTGCGCCAGGAAGCCGAGGGCAGCCGCATCGTCCTGCAAGAAGGTTTTGACAGCGCCCAGGTACGCCTGACGGGCAACGTCGTCGGTTCGGCGCCATTCACGGGCACCCTGAGCCATCGCGGCTGGCGCGCTTCGAGCGTGCGCCTGCCGAAACTGAGCGGGCAGCACGACGCCGCCATCCTGGCCCCGGCCGAGGTGGAACTGTGA
- a CDS encoding transglutaminase family protein, producing the protein MSTDFSIYLASSTYIDSEHPAVRAKAAALAAGAVGDAAIAARCFAFVRDEIAHSWDYQRNPVTCRASDVLQHGTGYCYAKSHLLAALLRANGIPAGLCYQRLAVGEVGPPFCLHGLNAVYLQAFGWYRIDARGNKPGVVAAFTPPQEQLAFPVLAPDERDLPEIWAEPLPQVVAALTQYATVQDVAAHLPDVEMLPVQK; encoded by the coding sequence ATGTCCACCGACTTTTCCATATATCTGGCCAGCAGCACGTATATCGACAGCGAGCATCCGGCCGTGCGTGCCAAAGCCGCCGCACTGGCTGCCGGCGCGGTGGGCGACGCCGCCATCGCGGCCCGCTGCTTTGCCTTCGTGCGCGACGAGATCGCCCACAGCTGGGATTACCAGCGCAATCCTGTCACCTGCCGCGCTTCCGATGTCTTGCAGCATGGCACCGGATACTGTTATGCAAAGAGCCATCTGCTGGCCGCGCTGCTGCGCGCCAACGGCATTCCTGCCGGCCTGTGCTACCAGCGCCTGGCCGTGGGCGAAGTGGGGCCGCCGTTCTGCCTGCACGGCTTGAACGCCGTGTATCTGCAAGCGTTTGGCTGGTACCGCATCGATGCGCGCGGCAACAAGCCTGGCGTCGTGGCTGCCTTCACGCCGCCGCAGGAACAGCTGGCCTTTCCCGTGCTGGCGCCCGACGAGCGCGATTTGCCGGAAATCTGGGCGGAGCCGCTGCCGCAGGTGGTGGCCGCGCTGACGCAATATGCCACGGTGCAGGACGTGGCCGCGCATTTGCCCGATGTTGAGATGTTGCCGGTTCAAAAATAA
- a CDS encoding DUF4349 domain-containing protein, giving the protein MKKVYISLIGLLLLAGCGGKGESAGQSSAARLDGKEKGSEFLAYEHNVSVDTHEAQVRPLYEKVVAACKADTENGCLLLDSSIDGGRYVHARISMRAKPAGIKKLVALVAAGGDVSSQGTKVEDLGRPVLDSKKRLEMLKQYQAQLQDLEKRSGANVDALIKVTKELATVQVELEQATAANALLMQRIDTDLLNVAISAEGRQSFWRPVKRALGNFTENLSEGVANAITAMAYILPWLLAFVLLFPLGRKGWRRLRGIKH; this is encoded by the coding sequence ATGAAAAAAGTGTATATCAGCCTGATCGGCCTGTTGCTGCTGGCCGGTTGCGGCGGCAAGGGCGAGAGCGCGGGCCAGTCCAGCGCCGCGCGTCTCGATGGCAAGGAAAAAGGCAGCGAGTTCCTTGCCTATGAACACAATGTCAGCGTCGATACGCACGAGGCGCAAGTGCGGCCCCTGTATGAAAAAGTCGTCGCCGCCTGCAAGGCCGACACGGAAAATGGCTGCCTGCTGCTCGATTCCAGCATCGACGGCGGCCGTTACGTGCACGCGCGCATCAGCATGCGCGCCAAGCCGGCCGGCATCAAGAAGCTCGTGGCGCTGGTCGCGGCCGGAGGCGACGTCAGCAGCCAGGGCACCAAGGTGGAAGACCTGGGGCGTCCCGTGCTCGACAGCAAGAAACGCCTGGAAATGCTCAAGCAGTACCAGGCGCAGTTGCAGGATCTGGAAAAACGCTCGGGCGCGAACGTCGATGCCTTGATCAAGGTGACCAAGGAACTGGCCACCGTGCAAGTGGAACTGGAGCAGGCGACGGCGGCCAATGCGCTGTTGATGCAGCGCATCGACACGGACTTGCTGAACGTGGCCATCAGCGCCGAAGGCAGGCAGTCGTTCTGGCGCCCCGTCAAGCGGGCGCTGGGCAATTTCACGGAAAACCTGTCGGAAGGCGTGGCCAACGCCATCACGGCCATGGCGTATATCCTGCCATGGCTGCTCGCGTTCGTGCTGCTGTTTCCGCTGGGACGCAAGGGCTGGCGCCGTTTGCGCGGCATCAAACACTAG
- the urtA gene encoding urea ABC transporter substrate-binding protein, with amino-acid sequence MSRRIILKAAAAGALALAMSTTMQAALAADTIKVGILHSLSGTMAISETSLKDVALMTIAEINAKGGVLGKKLEAVVVDPASNWPLFAEKARQLVAQDKVAVVFGCWTSVSRKSVLPVFKELNSLLFYPVQYEGEELEKNVFYTGAAPNQQVIPAVEYLMSTDGGGAKRFVLLGTDYVYPRTTNKILRAFLKSKGVKDSDISEVYTPFGHADYQTIVANIKKFSTGGKTAVISTINGDSNVPFYKELGNAGLKATDVPVVAFSVGEEELRGIDTKPLLGHLAAWNYFESVKNPVNTAFIKQWKAYAVAQKLPNAGSVVTNDPMEATYVGIHMWAQAVEKAKSTDTDKVIAAMAGQSVKAPSGFTLTMDATNHHLHKPVMIGEIKADGQFNVVWKTKELIRAQPWSPYIKGNEGKQKL; translated from the coding sequence ATGTCACGACGCATCATCCTGAAAGCGGCCGCCGCCGGCGCACTGGCCCTGGCCATGTCCACCACCATGCAGGCGGCCCTGGCCGCCGATACCATCAAGGTGGGCATTTTGCACTCCTTGTCGGGCACCATGGCCATCTCCGAAACGTCGCTCAAGGATGTGGCGCTGATGACGATCGCCGAGATCAATGCCAAGGGTGGCGTGCTGGGCAAGAAGCTGGAAGCCGTCGTAGTCGACCCCGCGTCGAACTGGCCGCTGTTCGCGGAAAAAGCGAGACAACTGGTGGCGCAGGATAAAGTCGCCGTGGTATTTGGCTGCTGGACGTCGGTGTCGCGCAAGTCGGTGTTGCCCGTGTTCAAGGAACTCAACAGCCTGCTGTTTTACCCGGTGCAGTACGAAGGCGAGGAGCTGGAAAAGAATGTGTTTTATACGGGCGCCGCACCGAACCAGCAGGTGATCCCGGCGGTGGAATACCTGATGAGCACAGATGGCGGCGGCGCCAAGCGCTTCGTGCTGCTGGGCACGGACTATGTGTATCCGCGCACCACCAACAAGATCTTGCGCGCCTTCCTGAAAAGTAAAGGCGTCAAGGATAGCGATATCAGCGAGGTCTACACGCCGTTCGGCCATGCCGACTATCAAACCATCGTCGCCAACATCAAAAAGTTTTCCACGGGCGGCAAGACGGCCGTCATTTCCACCATCAATGGCGATTCGAACGTGCCGTTCTACAAGGAGCTGGGCAATGCGGGCTTGAAAGCCACGGACGTGCCCGTCGTCGCGTTTTCCGTGGGCGAGGAAGAGCTGCGCGGCATCGATACCAAGCCGCTGCTGGGGCACCTGGCGGCGTGGAATTATTTCGAGTCCGTCAAGAACCCCGTCAACACGGCCTTCATCAAGCAGTGGAAGGCGTATGCGGTGGCGCAAAAGTTGCCGAACGCGGGTTCCGTCGTGACGAACGACCCCATGGAAGCGACCTATGTGGGCATCCACATGTGGGCGCAAGCCGTGGAAAAGGCGAAATCGACGGACACGGACAAGGTGATCGCCGCCATGGCGGGCCAGAGCGTCAAGGCGCCATCGGGCTTCACCCTGACCATGGATGCGACGAATCACCACCTGCACAAGCCCGTGATGATCGGCGAGATCAAGGCCGATGGGCAATTCAATGTTGTGTGGAAAACCAAGGAACTGATCCGCGCCCAGCCGTGGAGCCCGTATATCAAGGGCAATGAGGGCAAGCAGAAGCTGTAA